A window of Acidobacteriota bacterium contains these coding sequences:
- a CDS encoding PIN domain-containing protein → MILYLDTSALVKLYVPEAGGDFAASEAGAARIVATAIVTYAEARSAFASMHRNRRLDTAALTGVRRALDDGWPGLSVVAITHEVVRNAGSLAERYGLRGYDAVQLACYDWLRRSATEPCRFLTFDERLAQAAERLR, encoded by the coding sequence GTGATTCTTTATCTGGATACGAGCGCTCTCGTTAAGCTCTACGTACCGGAAGCCGGCGGCGATTTCGCCGCTAGCGAAGCGGGAGCGGCACGGATCGTGGCAACTGCTATCGTCACCTACGCCGAGGCGCGATCGGCATTTGCATCCATGCACCGAAACCGCCGATTGGACACAGCCGCACTGACGGGTGTAAGGCGGGCCTTAGACGACGGCTGGCCCGGGCTGAGCGTGGTCGCCATCACGCACGAAGTCGTCCGCAACGCCGGATCCTTAGCGGAACGCTACGGACTGCGGGGTTACGATGCCGTGCAACTCGCCTGCTATGACTGGTTGCGCCGCTCGGCGACCGAACCTTGCCGCTTTCTGACGTTCGATGAACGCCTCGCGCAAGCTGCCGAGAGGCTCCGGTAA
- the rocF gene encoding arginase, with protein sequence MTKNIRIIGVPLDLGQDRRGVDMGPAAVRAAGLQARIERLGYAVKEAGNVDVAYAEQKTPGNAKAKYLKEIARTCQKQADWVRKTLEDGASPLVLGGDHSIAVGTVSGVSSYYRDQHKAVGLIWLDAHGDFNTPETTPSGNIHGMPLACLLGRGPKELTDLYGYSPKLAAANTVLVGVHSLDEEEKRALHEAKVKVFTMRDIDERGMRSVVEEAIAVASNGTEGFCTSLDLDFIDAAYAPGVGTPVRGGATYREAHLALEIIADSDSMLSLEVVEVNPVLDEHNRTAELAVELISSALGKKIF encoded by the coding sequence ATGACCAAAAACATTCGCATTATCGGAGTACCGCTGGATTTGGGGCAGGACCGGCGCGGCGTGGATATGGGGCCGGCGGCGGTGCGCGCGGCGGGGTTACAGGCGCGGATTGAGCGGCTGGGCTACGCGGTCAAAGAGGCCGGCAACGTGGATGTGGCCTATGCCGAGCAGAAGACGCCGGGCAATGCCAAGGCCAAGTATCTGAAAGAAATCGCGCGCACGTGCCAGAAGCAGGCGGACTGGGTGCGCAAGACGCTGGAGGACGGGGCTTCGCCGCTGGTGCTGGGCGGGGATCACTCGATTGCGGTGGGCACGGTGAGCGGGGTGAGTTCGTATTACCGCGACCAGCATAAAGCGGTGGGGCTGATCTGGCTGGACGCGCACGGGGATTTCAATACGCCGGAGACGACGCCCAGCGGGAACATCCACGGCATGCCGCTGGCGTGTTTGCTGGGGCGCGGCCCCAAGGAGCTGACCGACCTGTACGGCTACAGCCCCAAGCTGGCGGCGGCGAATACGGTACTGGTGGGCGTGCATTCGCTCGACGAGGAGGAGAAGCGGGCGCTGCACGAGGCAAAAGTGAAAGTCTTCACCATGCGCGACATTGACGAGCGCGGGATGCGGTCGGTGGTGGAGGAAGCGATTGCGGTGGCCAGCAACGGGACCGAGGGCTTCTGCACCTCGCTCGACCTGGACTTCATCGACGCCGCTTACGCGCCCGGCGTGGGCACGCCGGTGCGCGGCGGGGCGACTTACCGCGAAGCGCACCTGGCGCTGGAGATTATCGCCGACAGCGACAGCATGCTGTCGCTGGAGGTGGTCGAGGTGAACCCGGTGCTGGACGAGCACAACCGCACCGCGGAGCTGGCGGTGGAGCTGATTTCGAGCGCGCTGGGGAAGAAGATCTTCTAG
- a CDS encoding CopG family transcriptional regulator, with amino-acid sequence MQKNVTIRLSEEAADWARIEAAKKKTSVSRMLGEMLEREMQREAEHRRAFQNWTQEGRWPQGRPEPGWRFSREETHERGHHDWSK; translated from the coding sequence GTGCAAAAGAATGTGACCATACGGCTGTCCGAGGAGGCCGCCGACTGGGCGCGCATCGAGGCAGCCAAGAAAAAAACCTCCGTATCGCGCATGCTGGGCGAGATGCTGGAGCGGGAGATGCAGCGCGAAGCCGAGCATCGGCGCGCCTTTCAGAACTGGACGCAAGAAGGTCGGTGGCCTCAGGGCAGGCCCGAGCCTGGCTGGCGTTTTTCCCGTGAGGAAACGCACGAGCGCGGCCATCATGACTGGTCGAAATGA
- a CDS encoding AbrB/MazE/SpoVT family DNA-binding domain-containing protein yields MESKLTSKGQVTIPKALREALGVKPGDTVRFFKNIDGHWVILPTVPVTALRGMFARPGRKPVSLRAMQHAIEQGAIESGLPRARR; encoded by the coding sequence ATGGAATCCAAGCTGACCAGCAAGGGGCAGGTGACCATTCCTAAGGCCCTGCGCGAGGCGCTGGGCGTCAAGCCGGGGGACACCGTTAGATTTTTCAAGAACATTGACGGTCATTGGGTGATCTTGCCGACGGTGCCGGTCACGGCGCTGCGCGGGATGTTCGCCCGGCCTGGGCGCAAACCCGTATCGTTGCGCGCCATGCAGCACGCCATCGAGCAGGGTGCCATTGAAAGCGGCCTGCCGCGCGCTCGCCGCTGA
- a CDS encoding carboxypeptidase regulatory-like domain-containing protein, protein MPFSISSSAAGNGFRGSTPVVRFELTEKNGATQVRLTHSGPVTGRMAAITEAGQIFCAGWLNLVKRRDTLAAYGGVMKLAGAVYVLPLLLAGALAAGPLAAQTANSGTVIGVILDPSGAAIPGAPVLLRDQATQQVRATISNRHGRYSFIGVNPGEYTVTANAKGFRTAQQSNLTVEVGKSYAINLKLQVGAANQTVEVNETATAALQTMDSTVGSTISGQTLIELPTRTRSATSLLLYQPASMPQQGPNQSSRQGGQVAGAGSEQNTITLDGGNVTNTTAANSDYFTGFTGAPEGSIPTPVESLQEFKVATNNPNASFSGAAGSEVMLVTKRGTGSYHGSGYWYLQNDVLNANTWDLNRLNQRRPVSKDNRVGGSLGGNIPGLPRSAATYFYVNWEGRWNSNNQLVSREVPTATMRQGILQFRDAAGTVRQYNLQTALSCGPSGASACDPRQLGLNPLVSKIWSQYEPAGNDTSVGDGLNTTGYTASANFPIDDQFVVLRLDHSFGQKWQLMGSYRYFSETAAATRQIDIGGFLSGHTLGTPVSTASIPREPRYFVVGLTGQLTPSLTNQLHFDYLRDWWDWATAGAPNQLPGQSAAALEIGGETSNALIPINLNTGGSRMRAWMDHNFALNDSLSWLKGNHLMQFGGSLSHSYVQFNRNDGQTGSTTFPVYQVTTNAGINVPAAYRPPTCSKTQTTACLPSSLTSTWDGYYADVLGLVDVGTVLGTRNGSFQPNPLGTFLEDTDSYNNYSLYANDSWHLLPSLTLNYGLNWSVEMPPTEKNGTQALMVNASNNDVIDPMSYLTARAAAASKGQIYNPVLGFEPIGKTGLTYPWKTAYNDWAPRIAVAWNPNLGDSWLGRLFGHNRTVLRGGYSRLYTRLVGEQKVINGLQGLGFGQTLTCIGPSMTGGCLGEQGADPSDAFRIGTDGKAVPIPALSSAPAPLIPGTVAGANSSFAPTTYQMDPSYTPGPSNEFDFTLQRSLNDNVLLEFGYIGRTASGLYMPVQLNQVPYMMQEGGQTFAQAIAQLAGERAGGGAITPQAWFETALAGSKYCTGQSSCTAGMMAKLGSDVANGKVFNLWQAIQPSFTMGNVTASTAQVQSLFFWSNQAYSNYNAGFAALHVRNSHGLTLDSNLTWSHALGDKAENQDDDTATSNSFNPKYDYGTLRFDRTWVLNVLGSYNLPFGHGGSGWGARLMRNWIVSPIFSWYGGQPLHISSGGGQEWGETSALGADAILTAGDSFGNIVHSGIAGNGTVATTGNPAKGGTGLNLFADPAAAYADFRPAQLGVDTTSVGGMVRGLGNWNVDFALARKLQVNDRVSATINAQFFNLFNHVQFNDPNVNLQSPQRFGVITSQLNSPRVVELGLHLDF, encoded by the coding sequence ATGCCCTTCTCGATCTCGTCCTCAGCGGCGGGGAACGGATTTCGTGGTAGTACGCCGGTGGTGCGGTTCGAACTTACTGAAAAGAACGGTGCGACTCAGGTTCGGCTGACCCATTCCGGCCCGGTGACTGGGCGGATGGCAGCAATCACCGAGGCTGGGCAGATATTTTGCGCTGGCTGGCTGAATCTTGTCAAAAGGCGTGATACATTAGCCGCGTACGGAGGGGTTATGAAACTTGCAGGTGCGGTTTATGTTCTGCCGTTGCTTCTCGCCGGCGCTTTGGCCGCGGGTCCGCTTGCGGCTCAAACAGCAAACTCGGGCACCGTCATCGGCGTGATTCTGGATCCGTCGGGCGCGGCGATTCCCGGCGCCCCGGTGCTGCTGCGTGACCAGGCGACGCAACAAGTGCGCGCCACCATCAGCAACCGCCACGGGCGCTACAGTTTCATCGGCGTAAATCCGGGCGAGTACACGGTAACGGCGAACGCCAAGGGGTTCCGCACGGCGCAGCAGTCGAACCTGACGGTGGAAGTCGGCAAGAGCTACGCCATCAATTTGAAGCTGCAGGTGGGAGCAGCGAACCAGACGGTGGAAGTGAACGAGACTGCGACTGCGGCGCTGCAAACCATGGACTCGACCGTCGGCTCGACGATCAGCGGGCAGACGCTGATTGAACTGCCGACGCGGACGCGCTCGGCGACGAGTTTGCTGCTGTACCAGCCGGCCTCGATGCCGCAGCAGGGACCAAACCAGAGCTCGCGTCAGGGCGGGCAGGTGGCGGGCGCGGGCAGCGAGCAAAACACCATCACGCTTGACGGCGGCAACGTCACCAACACCACCGCGGCCAACTCGGACTATTTCACCGGCTTCACGGGGGCGCCGGAGGGTTCGATTCCGACGCCGGTCGAGAGTCTGCAGGAGTTCAAGGTGGCCACCAATAATCCCAACGCGAGCTTCAGCGGGGCGGCGGGCAGCGAAGTGATGCTGGTCACCAAACGCGGCACCGGCTCCTACCACGGCTCCGGGTACTGGTATCTGCAAAACGACGTGCTCAACGCCAACACCTGGGATCTGAACCGCCTGAATCAGCGGCGGCCCGTCAGCAAAGACAACCGCGTGGGCGGTAGCCTGGGCGGGAACATCCCCGGGTTGCCAAGGTCGGCGGCGACGTATTTTTACGTGAACTGGGAGGGGCGCTGGAACTCGAATAACCAGCTCGTCAGCCGCGAAGTGCCCACGGCGACGATGCGGCAGGGGATACTGCAGTTCCGCGACGCTGCGGGCACAGTGCGGCAATATAACCTGCAAACCGCGCTGAGCTGCGGCCCGAGCGGAGCCAGCGCCTGTGATCCGCGCCAGCTCGGGCTCAACCCGCTGGTGAGCAAAATCTGGAGCCAGTACGAGCCGGCAGGCAATGATACTTCTGTCGGCGACGGGCTGAACACAACTGGCTACACGGCTTCGGCCAACTTCCCGATTGACGATCAGTTTGTGGTGCTGCGGCTGGACCACTCCTTTGGCCAGAAATGGCAACTCATGGGCAGCTACCGTTATTTCAGCGAAACCGCGGCAGCCACGCGGCAGATTGATATCGGCGGCTTTTTGAGCGGCCACACGCTGGGCACGCCGGTGTCGACGGCCAGCATTCCGCGCGAGCCGCGCTATTTCGTGGTGGGGCTTACCGGCCAGCTCACGCCGTCGTTGACGAATCAACTGCATTTTGACTACCTGCGCGACTGGTGGGATTGGGCCACCGCCGGCGCGCCCAACCAGTTGCCGGGCCAGAGTGCGGCGGCACTGGAAATCGGCGGAGAAACCAGCAATGCACTCATCCCCATCAACCTCAATACCGGCGGCAGCCGCATGCGCGCCTGGATGGACCACAACTTTGCCTTGAACGACAGCCTCTCCTGGCTCAAGGGTAACCACCTGATGCAGTTCGGCGGCTCCCTCAGTCACTCTTACGTGCAATTCAACCGCAATGATGGCCAGACCGGGTCGACCACGTTTCCGGTGTATCAGGTGACGACCAATGCCGGCATCAACGTGCCGGCCGCCTACCGGCCGCCCACCTGCAGCAAGACGCAGACCACGGCCTGCCTGCCCTCGAGCCTTACGTCCACCTGGGACGGTTACTACGCCGATGTGCTCGGGCTAGTGGATGTGGGCACGGTGCTGGGCACGAGGAACGGCAGCTTCCAACCCAACCCGCTGGGGACGTTTCTCGAGGACACCGACTCGTACAACAACTACAGTCTCTACGCCAATGATTCCTGGCACCTGCTACCCAGCCTGACGCTGAACTATGGGCTCAACTGGTCGGTCGAGATGCCGCCCACCGAAAAAAACGGCACCCAGGCGCTGATGGTCAACGCCAGCAACAACGATGTGATTGATCCCATGTCGTATCTGACGGCGCGAGCGGCAGCAGCGAGCAAGGGGCAGATTTACAATCCGGTGCTGGGGTTTGAGCCCATCGGCAAAACCGGGCTGACGTACCCCTGGAAAACCGCGTACAACGACTGGGCGCCGCGCATTGCCGTGGCCTGGAACCCGAACCTGGGCGATAGCTGGCTGGGCAGGCTGTTCGGCCACAACCGCACGGTGCTGCGCGGCGGGTATTCGCGGCTGTACACGCGGCTGGTGGGCGAGCAGAAAGTCATCAACGGACTACAAGGACTGGGATTTGGGCAAACACTGACCTGCATCGGGCCCTCGATGACCGGCGGGTGTCTGGGCGAGCAGGGCGCCGATCCCAGCGACGCTTTCCGCATCGGCACGGATGGCAAGGCGGTTCCGATTCCGGCGCTGAGTTCCGCGCCGGCGCCGCTGATTCCGGGCACGGTGGCGGGCGCCAACTCCTCGTTTGCTCCAACCACCTACCAGATGGACCCGAGTTACACACCGGGCCCCAGCAACGAATTCGATTTCACCCTGCAGCGCTCGCTCAACGACAACGTCCTGCTCGAGTTCGGCTACATCGGCCGGACCGCGAGCGGCCTGTACATGCCGGTACAGTTGAACCAGGTGCCCTACATGATGCAGGAAGGCGGGCAGACATTTGCGCAGGCCATCGCGCAGCTTGCCGGCGAACGCGCCGGTGGGGGTGCGATCACGCCGCAAGCGTGGTTTGAAACCGCGCTGGCGGGAAGCAAATACTGCACCGGCCAGTCGAGTTGCACCGCGGGCATGATGGCCAAACTGGGCTCGGATGTGGCGAACGGCAAGGTCTTCAACCTCTGGCAGGCCATCCAGCCGTCCTTCACCATGGGCAACGTGACCGCCTCGACCGCACAGGTGCAGAGCCTGTTTTTCTGGTCCAACCAGGCATACTCGAACTACAACGCCGGCTTTGCCGCGCTGCACGTGCGCAATTCCCACGGCCTCACGCTCGATTCGAACCTCACCTGGTCGCACGCGCTGGGCGACAAGGCGGAAAACCAGGACGACGACACCGCGACCTCGAACTCGTTCAATCCCAAGTACGACTATGGCACCCTGCGGTTCGACCGCACCTGGGTACTGAACGTACTGGGCAGCTACAACCTGCCCTTCGGGCACGGCGGCAGCGGCTGGGGCGCGCGGCTGATGCGCAACTGGATCGTCTCCCCGATCTTCTCCTGGTACGGCGGCCAACCGCTGCACATCAGCAGCGGCGGCGGGCAGGAGTGGGGAGAAACGAGCGCACTCGGCGCCGATGCCATTCTTACCGCCGGCGACAGCTTCGGCAACATCGTTCACTCCGGCATTGCCGGCAACGGCACGGTCGCGACGACGGGGAATCCGGCCAAAGGCGGAACCGGGCTGAATCTGTTCGCGGACCCGGCGGCGGCGTACGCTGACTTCCGCCCGGCACAATTGGGCGTGGACACCACCAGCGTGGGGGGCATGGTGCGTGGCCTGGGGAACTGGAATGTTGATTTTGCGCTGGCGCGTAAACTGCAGGTGAACGACCGGGTGAGCGCGACCATCAACGCCCAGTTTTTCAATCTGTTCAACCACGTGCAGTTCAACGACCCCAACGTGAACCTGCAAAGCCCGCAGCGATTTGGGGTAATCACCAGCCAACTGAACAGTCCGCGGGTCGTCGAGCTAGGGCTGCATCTGGACTTTTGA
- a CDS encoding PIN domain-containing protein has product MTGSIFVDSNVPLYCVDARNPEKRDRARLWMEQLGMREIGRLSWQVVHEFNWNAPRKLGISVAATREFAEEMLLWEPVGASAGLVRRAWSWCDQAQVAYWDALIVAAAEVCGAGYLLSEDLQPGRRFGALQVVDPFGEAGTALLATLS; this is encoded by the coding sequence ATGACCGGATCGATTTTCGTCGACAGTAACGTCCCGCTGTACTGCGTGGATGCACGCAACCCTGAAAAGCGCGACCGCGCGCGCTTGTGGATGGAACAGCTTGGGATGCGCGAGATCGGCCGCCTGAGCTGGCAGGTGGTCCACGAGTTCAACTGGAACGCCCCTCGAAAGTTGGGCATCAGCGTTGCTGCGACGCGGGAGTTTGCCGAAGAGATGCTGCTGTGGGAGCCGGTGGGCGCATCTGCGGGATTGGTTCGCCGGGCGTGGTCCTGGTGTGACCAGGCGCAGGTGGCGTACTGGGACGCTCTGATTGTGGCCGCGGCGGAAGTTTGTGGTGCCGGCTACCTGCTGAGCGAAGATCTCCAGCCGGGTCGGCGCTTTGGCGCGCTCCAGGTGGTCGATCCTTTCGGCGAAGCCGGAACCGCCTTGCTGGCCACGCTATCCTGA
- a CDS encoding DinB family protein produces the protein MPRFPSNPDLRLPIANVLRGGSAHATLAQALAGLSFAIAGKKAPRTPYTCWQLLEHLRLAQQDILEFSRDPAWQSPEFPAGYWPPTPAPPSAAALTRSKKAATADLDAMVALVLDPARDLLAPLPHAPDKTLLREALVLADHNAYHLGQLVLVRKLLGAWKD, from the coding sequence ATGCCCCGTTTCCCGTCAAATCCTGATCTCCGCCTGCCCATCGCCAATGTCCTACGCGGCGGCAGCGCTCACGCCACCCTCGCCCAGGCGCTCGCCGGCCTCAGCTTCGCCATCGCCGGCAAAAAAGCTCCGCGCACTCCCTACACCTGCTGGCAGCTCCTCGAGCATCTTCGCCTAGCGCAGCAGGACATCCTCGAGTTCAGCCGCGACCCTGCTTGGCAATCGCCGGAGTTTCCCGCCGGCTACTGGCCGCCCACACCCGCGCCGCCCAGCGCTGCTGCCCTCACACGCTCCAAAAAAGCCGCCACTGCCGACCTCGACGCCATGGTCGCGCTCGTCCTCGATCCCGCTCGCGATCTGCTCGCCCCGCTCCCGCACGCCCCCGATAAGACCCTCCTTCGCGAGGCCCTCGTGCTCGCCGACCACAACGCCTACCACCTCGGCCAGCTCGTCCTCGTCCGCAAGCTCCTCGGCGCCTGGAAGGATTGA
- a CDS encoding fatty acid--CoA ligase — MPGSSMMAYPLTVAAILRRARDWFGGTEIVWCDGRSTYAELDRRARALAGKLLALGLQPGERVATLLWNDATHLEAYFGVPLAGGIVHALNLRQHPSQWERILRQAGDRFAIVSDDLLDRWNEVTPEARPQRILAWPDAYDGPLPDLAETDGAAMGYTSGTTGEPKGVIYSHRALALHALATALPDALDLHATDCVLPLVPMFHANAWGLPYTAALIGCKQVLAGSHFDAASVLDLLAREQVTRSAGVATIWQSVLDALEREPGRWKLHPRLRVNLGGAPAPTALFERFDRAGIAVNMGWGMTEMTPVGTMNPLLSGPDRTRQGRPLPFVEARTAVDGELEVRGPWVASSYHAGIAPESWTADGWFCTGDIVRFDADGLMEIIDRTKDLIRSGGEWISSVALENALACHPDIREAAVIAVPHPKWQERPLALVVLRAGAAADPAAWRQHLEASFPAWQCPDEFRVVGALPRTATGKIDKRALRAAQRQ, encoded by the coding sequence ATGCCCGGCTCCAGCATGATGGCCTACCCGCTCACCGTCGCCGCCATCCTGCGGCGGGCCCGCGATTGGTTCGGCGGCACAGAAATCGTCTGGTGCGACGGCCGCAGCACCTACGCGGAACTCGACCGCCGCGCCCGCGCCCTCGCCGGCAAACTCCTCGCGCTCGGCCTGCAGCCCGGCGAGCGCGTCGCCACGCTGCTCTGGAACGACGCTACGCATCTGGAGGCCTACTTCGGCGTCCCGCTCGCCGGCGGCATCGTCCATGCTCTCAACCTGCGCCAGCACCCCTCGCAGTGGGAGCGCATCCTCCGCCAGGCCGGCGACCGCTTCGCCATCGTGTCGGACGATCTGCTCGACCGCTGGAACGAAGTCACTCCCGAGGCTCGTCCGCAGCGCATCCTCGCCTGGCCCGACGCCTACGACGGGCCGCTACCTGATCTCGCCGAAACCGATGGCGCTGCCATGGGCTACACCTCCGGCACCACCGGCGAACCCAAAGGCGTGATCTATTCCCATCGTGCTCTCGCCCTTCATGCCCTCGCCACGGCCTTGCCCGACGCCCTCGACCTGCACGCTACCGACTGCGTCCTGCCGCTCGTCCCCATGTTCCACGCCAACGCCTGGGGCCTGCCCTATACCGCCGCCCTCATCGGCTGCAAACAAGTTCTCGCCGGCAGCCATTTCGACGCCGCCTCCGTTCTCGATCTCCTCGCCCGCGAGCAAGTCACCCGCAGCGCCGGCGTCGCCACCATCTGGCAGTCGGTCCTTGACGCCCTCGAGCGCGAGCCCGGCCGCTGGAAGCTGCATCCGCGCCTGCGCGTCAACCTCGGCGGCGCGCCCGCGCCCACCGCGCTCTTCGAGCGCTTCGACCGCGCCGGCATCGCCGTCAACATGGGCTGGGGCATGACCGAAATGACGCCTGTCGGTACGATGAATCCGCTGCTGTCCGGCCCCGATCGCACCCGCCAAGGCCGTCCGCTGCCCTTCGTCGAAGCCCGTACTGCAGTCGACGGTGAGCTTGAAGTCCGTGGCCCCTGGGTCGCTTCGAGTTATCACGCCGGAATTGCGCCGGAGAGCTGGACCGCCGACGGCTGGTTTTGCACCGGCGATATTGTGCGCTTCGACGCCGATGGCCTGATGGAAATCATCGACCGCACCAAAGACCTCATCCGCAGCGGCGGCGAATGGATCAGCTCCGTCGCCCTCGAAAACGCTCTCGCCTGCCATCCCGATATCCGCGAAGCCGCGGTGATCGCGGTGCCGCATCCCAAATGGCAGGAGCGCCCGCTGGCGCTCGTCGTCCTGCGCGCCGGCGCCGCTGCTGACCCCGCCGCCTGGCGTCAGCACCTCGAAGCCAGTTTTCCCGCCTGGCAGTGTCCCGACGAGTTCCGCGTCGTCGGCGCACTGCCCCGCACTGCCACTGGTAAAATCGACAAACGCGCCTTGCGCGCCGCGCAACGGCAATGA
- the uvrB gene encoding excinuclease ABC subunit UvrB, giving the protein MEFALESQYTPRGDQPQAIERLSAGIRSGEAAQVLLGVTGSGKTYTMAKVIAGMKRPALVMAHNKTLAAQLYHEFKNFFPGNAVEYFVSYYDYYQPEAYVPAADLYIEKEATINDELDKLRLSATRSLFERRDCIIVASVSCIYGLGSPEAYYGMLLLLEQGQKIRREQILRKLVDILYVRNDHDFQRGTFRVRGDVIEVFPTYDDYAYRIELFGSEVERLSQIDPLLGEVRQTYQRLPIYPKTHYVMKPETKEQAIRSIQAEMAEWLPELEHQGKHMEAQRLEQRTRFDIEMMREIGYCHGIENYSRHFTGRAPGQPPPTLLDYLPSDTLVFLDESHQTLPQLRGMYKGDRARKETLIQYGFRLPSALDNRPLKFEEFNQRVGQTMFVSATPGPYELQQTGGAVIQQVIRPTGLLDPAIEVRPSKGQVDDLLAEIRARAERNERVLVTTLTKRMAEDLAEYYGEAGVKCRYLHSEIETLERIKILRDLRRGVFDVLIGINLLREGLDLPEVSLVAILDADKEGFLRSTGSLIQTMGRAARHLHGEALLYADVMTGSMQQAIEETTRRRKLQEEFNAENGITPQSILHPLDAALVGVAEGDYATPVALDESLDEFPTEEALTAYLKQLEAEMRAAAKLFEFERAAKLRDRLRELRDRQIAV; this is encoded by the coding sequence ATGGAGTTTGCGCTGGAGAGCCAATATACGCCCCGCGGCGATCAGCCGCAGGCGATTGAGCGCCTGAGCGCCGGCATCCGCTCCGGCGAGGCCGCCCAGGTGCTGCTCGGTGTCACCGGCAGCGGCAAGACCTACACCATGGCCAAGGTCATCGCCGGGATGAAGCGTCCGGCGCTGGTGATGGCCCACAACAAGACCCTCGCTGCCCAGCTCTACCACGAGTTCAAGAACTTTTTCCCCGGCAACGCGGTCGAGTACTTCGTCTCCTACTACGACTACTACCAGCCCGAAGCCTACGTCCCCGCGGCCGATCTCTACATCGAAAAAGAAGCCACCATCAACGACGAGCTTGACAAACTCCGCCTCTCGGCCACGCGCTCGCTGTTCGAGCGCCGCGACTGCATCATCGTGGCGTCAGTCTCCTGCATCTATGGCCTGGGCTCGCCGGAAGCCTACTACGGCATGCTGCTGTTGCTCGAACAGGGCCAGAAGATCCGCCGCGAGCAGATCCTGCGCAAGCTGGTTGACATTCTCTACGTCCGCAACGACCACGACTTTCAGCGCGGCACCTTTCGCGTGCGCGGCGACGTCATCGAGGTCTTTCCCACCTACGACGATTACGCCTATCGCATCGAGCTGTTCGGCAGCGAAGTCGAGCGCCTCTCGCAAATCGATCCCTTGCTCGGGGAAGTCCGCCAGACCTATCAGCGCCTGCCCATCTACCCCAAAACGCATTACGTCATGAAGCCGGAAACCAAAGAGCAGGCCATCCGCTCCATCCAGGCCGAGATGGCCGAGTGGTTGCCCGAGCTCGAGCACCAGGGTAAGCATATGGAGGCGCAGCGCCTGGAGCAGCGCACCCGCTTCGACATCGAGATGATGCGCGAAATCGGCTACTGCCACGGCATCGAGAACTACTCCCGCCACTTCACTGGCCGTGCCCCCGGCCAGCCCCCACCGACGCTGCTTGACTATCTGCCGAGTGACACGCTGGTCTTTCTCGACGAGAGTCATCAGACCTTGCCCCAGCTCCGGGGTATGTACAAGGGCGACCGCGCCCGCAAGGAAACCCTCATCCAGTACGGCTTTCGCCTGCCTTCGGCGCTCGACAACCGCCCGCTCAAATTCGAGGAGTTCAACCAGCGCGTCGGCCAGACCATGTTCGTCTCCGCCACCCCCGGCCCCTACGAGCTGCAGCAAACCGGGGGCGCGGTCATCCAGCAGGTCATCCGCCCCACCGGCTTGCTCGACCCTGCCATCGAAGTTCGCCCCAGCAAAGGCCAGGTGGATGATCTGCTGGCCGAAATCCGCGCCCGCGCCGAGCGCAACGAGCGCGTCCTGGTCACCACGCTGACCAAGCGCATGGCCGAAGATCTGGCCGAGTACTACGGCGAGGCTGGCGTCAAGTGCCGCTACCTGCACAGCGAGATCGAAACTCTCGAGCGCATCAAAATCCTGCGCGATCTCCGCCGCGGCGTCTTCGACGTCCTCATCGGCATCAACCTGCTGCGCGAAGGTCTCGACCTGCCCGAAGTCTCTCTCGTCGCCATCCTCGACGCCGACAAGGAAGGCTTTCTGCGCTCCACCGGCTCCCTCATCCAGACCATGGGCCGCGCCGCCCGCCATCTGCACGGTGAGGCACTGCTCTACGCCGACGTCATGACCGGCTCCATGCAGCAGGCGATTGAGGAGACCACCCGCCGCCGCAAGCTGCAGGAAGAGTTCAACGCCGAGAACGGCATCACCCCGCAAAGCATCCTGCACCCGCTCGATGCCGCCCTGGTCGGCGTGGCCGAAGGCGACTACGCCACGCCGGTGGCGCTCGATGAGTCCCTCGACGAATTCCCGACCGAAGAGGCCTTAACCGCCTACCTCAAGCAGCTCGAGGCAGAAATGCGCGCCGCCGCCAAGCTCTTCGAGTTCGAGCGCGCCGCCAAACTCCGCGACCGCCTGCGCGAACTCCGCGACCGCCAAATCGCCGTGTAA
- a CDS encoding type II toxin-antitoxin system Phd/YefM family antitoxin, which translates to MATEVGVRELKNKLSEHLRRVKAGEDVIITEHGKPIAKLSRLQARPAWMEGMIARGELIPGDGRPLKGARIKLRGKGPLASDYVREQRG; encoded by the coding sequence ATGGCGACCGAAGTGGGTGTGCGGGAACTGAAGAACAAGCTGAGCGAACACCTGCGCCGGGTCAAAGCCGGCGAAGACGTGATCATCACCGAGCACGGCAAGCCGATTGCCAAGCTCAGCCGGCTGCAAGCGCGGCCGGCATGGATGGAGGGGATGATCGCGCGGGGCGAGCTGATTCCGGGCGACGGAAGGCCGCTTAAGGGCGCGCGCATCAAGCTGCGCGGCAAGGGGCCGCTGGCCTCAGACTACGTGCGCGAGCAACGCGGGTGA